TTTCTATAAATTAAACATTCAGGACCATCATGAAATGGCAATCCGACTATCTTATTGTCAAATTCTTGTTTATACAATAACGAACGAGACCAACCATTTGGAAAATCTTCAGGTGGATTTTTTTGTATAAATTTGGTTAAATCTACTACAGAATTTGAAGTAAAAGCTTCGGCAATCCAATCGGTATTAATCAGCGATACATCCCACGCTCCATTAGCTAATCCCTTTTCTTTTAAAATAGTATTGTATAAAGGATGTAAATCTAGTGGAACAGCTTCTAACTCTAATTTACATCCAGTTTCTTTGCAAAAAGCCTTCCAAATTTTAGCAATTGCCGATTCAAAAGCATCAAATTTTCTAACAGCTATTCTAAATTTTGTTGTTCCCATATTAGTTTGCTAATAATTCTTCAACAATCGCATTTGTATGTTCGCCCAACGCAGGAGAACCCAAAGCTGAAGTTAAATATTTTCCGTCAATTTTAATTGGACAACGGGTTGTTTTATACTCAAAACCATCACCCATTTTCACATTCTGAATCATGTCTAATACTTTAAATCCGTCGTGTGCAAACAACTCTTCCCAATCCATTACTTTTGCACACCAAATATCTGCTGGCTCTAATATAGATAGCCACTTTTCAACTGTATCTGTTGCTAAATGATTAGCTAATATTTGTTTAATTTCATCCCGTTTTGTAAACCATGAATCTCTTTCCGGATAATTTTTCAATGCCTCGCAACCCAACAAATCACCCAAAACAGGTATAGCACCCATTGCCAATGCTAAATAACCATTGGTTGTTTTGTAAACACCGTAAGGCGCACCTAAATAAGCATGAGCACTATTGCTCGCCGGTCTTACCGTCGGTGCTCCACCATCTTGATAAAAAGTTGTAACAGATTCAAATTGAAAATCAATGATAGATTCCATCATACTGACAGAAACTTTTGAACCCAATCCTGTTTTTGATCTTTTTAGTAAAGCCGCCAAAATACCTTGTACCAAATGACCGCCTGTTAAAATATCAACAATCGCCAAACCAACAGGTATTGGTCCATCGCTAATTTTACCGTTTATCCAAGTTAAACCAGACAATGATTGTACTAATAAATCTTGTCCAGGTTTTGATTTCCAAGGGCCTTCTGAGCCATATCCCGAAACATCTCCGTAAACAATTAAGGGATTTATTTTTTTAATGGTTTCATAATCAAAACCTAACCTTTCAATTACGCCTGGTCTAAAATTATGAACAAGCACATCGGCTTTTTCAATTAACTTTAAAACACGTTGCTTATCATTTGCATCTTTTAAAT
The nucleotide sequence above comes from Aureibaculum algae. Encoded proteins:
- a CDS encoding CaiB/BaiF CoA transferase family protein, whose amino-acid sequence is MKPLQDILIIDLSQFLSAPSATLRLADLGARVIKVERPETGDICRQLYVSNVILNGESSVFRAINRNKESFQADLKDANDKQRVLKLIEKADVLVHNFRPGVIERLGFDYETIKKINPLIVYGDVSGYGSEGPWKSKPGQDLLVQSLSGLTWINGKISDGPIPVGLAIVDILTGGHLVQGILAALLKRSKTGLGSKVSVSMMESIIDFQFESVTTFYQDGGAPTVRPASNSAHAYLGAPYGVYKTTNGYLALAMGAIPVLGDLLGCEALKNYPERDSWFTKRDEIKQILANHLATDTVEKWLSILEPADIWCAKVMDWEELFAHDGFKVLDMIQNVKMGDGFEYKTTRCPIKIDGKYLTSALGSPALGEHTNAIVEELLAN